The DNA region GTGAACGTTGATCTCGGCGGGGATCTCGGTCATCGCCGTGCCGACCGCCTTCAGCGCCGGGATTTCGACCGCGGTCTGGCCGCGGCGCTCGTCGTCCTCGGGCAGTCCCAGGCCCGACCACACGCCGTCGAGCCAGTCGGCCTTGCTCGGCTTGTAGTCCTTGCCCTTGTCGAACTCGGAATCCAGGAACTCCTCGAACCCGGAGATCCAGTCCCCGACCTCCTCTTCCCTGACCACGCCTTCCCTGACCAGGCGCCTGGCGTACTGCTCGCGCGTGGAGGGATGGTCCTTGATCGCCTGGTACATGATCGGCTGGGTGAAGGAGGGATCGTCGCCCTCGTTGTGGCCGAAGCGGCGATAGCAGAACATGTCGATGACCACGTCCTTGCCGAAGGTCTGGCGATACTCGGTCGCCACCTTGGCGGCGAACACGACCGCCTCGGGATCGTCGCCGTTCACGTGGAAGATCGGCGCCTGGACCATCAGCGCGACATCGGACGGATAGGGCGAGGAGCGGCTGTCCTTCGGATCGGTGGTGAAGCCGATCTGGTTGTTCACGATGAAGTGGATCGCGCCGCCGGTGCGGTGTCCCTTCAGCCCCGAAAGCCCGAAGCACTCGGCGACCACGCCCTGGCCGGCGAACGCGGCATCCCCGTGCAGCAGGAGCGGCAGCACCTGCGCGGAGGTGTTGGCGTCCTCGCCCTGCTCGCGGCGGTACTTCGCCTGCTTGGCGCGCGCCTTGCCCAGGACCACCGGATCGACCGCTTCGAGGTGGGACGGATTGGCGGTCAGCGAGAGATGGACCGTGTTGCCGTCGAACTCGCGATCGGAAGACGAGCCGAGATGGTATTTCACGTCGCCGGAGGAATAGTCCGCGCCCAGCGTGTCGCCGCCCTGGAACTCGTTGAAGATGACGTGATAGGGCTTGGCCATCACCGCGCCGAGCACGTTCAGGCGCCCGCGGTGGGGCATGCCGATGATGATGTCGGACACTCCGAGCGCGCCGCCGCGCTTGATGATCTGTTCCAGCGCCGGGACCATCGCCTCGCCGCCATCGATGCCGAAGCGCTTGGTGCCGGGATAGCGCTTGTGCAGGAAGCGCTCGAACGTCTCGGCCTCGATCAGCTTCTTCAGGATCGCGCGCTTGCCGTTCTTGGAGAAGGCGATCTCCTTGTCCGGCCCCTCGATGCGCTCCTGCAGCCAGGCCTTCTCGTCCGGGTTCGAGATGTGCATGTACTCGACCGCGAACGTGCCGCAATAGGTGCGCTTCAGGATCTCGAGGATCTGGTTGATCGTCGCGGTCTCCAGCCCGAGATAGCCGGAGATGTAGATCTCGCGATCCCGGTCGCCCGGCCCGAAGCCGTAGGTTTCCGGTTCGAGCTCCGGCTGCTCGCCGAAACCGGACAGGTTCAGCGGGTCGAGATCGGCCGCGAGATGGCCGCGCATGCGGTAGGCGCGGATCAGCATGATGGCGGAGATGGAATCCTTGACCGCCTGGCGGATCTGTTCCGGGCTCGCCGTCTCGCCGAGACGTTCCGTCACCGCATCGGGCACCGCCGCCATTTCCGGGCCTATGTCGCCTAGCGCGGAGATCAACTCGCCATTGGCGCGCTTCGGCCATCCGGCACGGCGCCAGCCGGGCCCTTGCGCCGCGTGCCGGCTCTGCTCGCGCGTGTCGCCGACCTCCTCGAAGAAGGCGCGCCAGGAGGCCGGGACGCTCGCCGGATCCTCGGCATGG from Marinicauda algicola includes:
- a CDS encoding 2-oxoglutarate dehydrogenase E1 component; amino-acid sequence: MADARSSKNQTFLETSFLFGGNAAYLEQMAARHAEDPASVPASWRAFFEEVGDTREQSRHAAQGPGWRRAGWPKRANGELISALGDIGPEMAAVPDAVTERLGETASPEQIRQAVKDSISAIMLIRAYRMRGHLAADLDPLNLSGFGEQPELEPETYGFGPGDRDREIYISGYLGLETATINQILEILKRTYCGTFAVEYMHISNPDEKAWLQERIEGPDKEIAFSKNGKRAILKKLIEAETFERFLHKRYPGTKRFGIDGGEAMVPALEQIIKRGGALGVSDIIIGMPHRGRLNVLGAVMAKPYHVIFNEFQGGDTLGADYSSGDVKYHLGSSSDREFDGNTVHLSLTANPSHLEAVDPVVLGKARAKQAKYRREQGEDANTSAQVLPLLLHGDAAFAGQGVVAECFGLSGLKGHRTGGAIHFIVNNQIGFTTDPKDSRSSPYPSDVALMVQAPIFHVNGDDPEAVVFAAKVATEYRQTFGKDVVIDMFCYRRFGHNEGDDPSFTQPIMYQAIKDHPSTREQYARRLVREGVVREEEVGDWISGFEEFLDSEFDKGKDYKPSKADWLDGVWSGLGLPEDDERRGQTAVEIPALKAVGTAMTEIPAEINVHKTLKRVLETRRKVVEEGEGIDWATAEHLAFGTLLTEGFPVRLSGQDSGRGTFSQRHSHIIDQETEAKYTPLNHLREGQARYEVIDSMLSEEAVLGFEYGYSLSAPNTLVMWEAQFGDFTNGAQVIIDQFISSGERKWLRMSGLVMLLPHGYEGQGPEHSSARLERYLQQCAEDNMQVANCSTPANYFHILRRQIHRNFRKPLVIMTPKSLLRHKRCVSPLFEFGPGSSFHRVLWDDADTAVRAGRDDVATGRTEIELVEDAKIRRVVMCSGKVYYDLLEAREERGIDDIYLLRVEQFYPFPAKSLIDELKRFPDADMVWCQEEPRNMGGWTFVEPYIEFCLSKAGAKHGRPRYAGRAASASTATGNLSKHQAQQKALIDDALGEDAD